The genomic window ATGACACACCCGACACAAAGAAGTGAATTGCTACCTCATAGCTTGTTCGAGAAAGAGTCTTTGCTATCGTCAAATCTGAGCCTGCATCTGCCATTCGATATATACAAGGTCGTTCTCCTAATGTGCAGTTCTTTAGAGCGAAGCTCTTACGCACATACTGCTGCGTTGAGCGGCGGCGCCTGTTGGCGTCGTCGGCGTAACCAGTAGAGCGAACaaggacgaaagagagcgaacgcggAGTCTGCTGATGTCACTCGCCACTGGCCTCTAACCTcgcctctgccccccccccccccggtagcagctcgcgcgcgtgcagggctggcacgtgcactgcggctggcttcgcttgtcgtaacggGGCTCTCGGCATTTCGCTTGGTTCGCGGCGCCTGCAATGCACAAAGTGGTATGCGTAACGCTCGAGCACTGGCAATTTGCGTGGAAATATGTAAATAGCTACAACTGCAGATGGCCGAAACTACAGACGCACTTGGCGTTGCCCCAACACGAAAGTGCGCTCAAAATCACCATTAGATAGCATCGTCACAATTGGTGAATTTCTTGACAGTGCACGCGCCCAGCAGTCCTACGACTCAAGGCTGTGGAAAATGTCCGAGTCGCCACTCTGCTTTGCCTCCTTGTTCTTCATCGAAGCTCGTTTAGACTGCTGGTGTGACTCAATTGCTTTCACATTCCACTGTGGTCTGCGTATGGGCATGCTGCGCGTAGTACGGGGATCTACAATTTCAGGTAACATGCAGTCTCTGTAAAATCTGATTAGTTGTGGAAGCATTCTGAATTTCCAAAAGTCATTATCTCTTTCGATCCGCTGTACGTGGATGCCCTTCGACGTGCAGACGACGAAGTGGCAGAAACTTCTTTTAGTGATATGCAGCTGGCCTTGCACTTGGTAGAAATAGTTATGAGAGCAGCTCAATTTGGGTGGTTCGTGTACTTGGCTCCTTTGATTGTACTTTTTAGCTGCCTCGGATGGCTCCATGTCCTTCGAAGTGAATGGGCACTTCACCTCCACGATACCGTCGCTCGCAATTAATCCGTCTGGCGACGCCGCCAAGAATCCGTACTCTGGGTAAACAAATAATCCGCAAGGTTGCACAGCAGTTTCCATTTCTTGCTCGTATAACCGGAGTGCAACACGCTCCTGTTGTCTTCCATGCTCAAGAGCGGCACTGGTGAAATTTTTTTTATAGAGCAGGGTCTTCACGAGCGTGTCACACGGTGTCCACTCCCTCCTTCGGCATACTGCATAGAAATTCGACGCCGTTAGgcgcatgtttctttcaaaatgCCATGTAGGATTATCAGCCTGTCCTCgagtagccttctcaatttccatCTGCTGTTTCTCATTCACCTGCAGGCTTGCTAAAACAGCCCGTTCTTTCTCGGCATATTGCTCTGGTGGCATGTCTGGCTGCTGGCAATTCGGACCATAATGAATCATTGAGTCGTTCACCGTAGACTCCTTGCGCTTatgctgctggtggccattttcttcaaacagttttcttctgagAGACTCTTTGTTTGCTTTCTGAGCCGTCTTCTTGCTTGCGTAGCGCTTCAAGACGGCTGCGGGGCTCTTGCAGGTTACAGCCTTGGATGTGGTGCAGTGCCACTGTGGCCCCAGCTGAAAGCTGAGCCCAGCTCCATAACAGCGGTGTTCATAAGAGCCCTTttgacatctgttgatctgtttaCCACCAGATAGTTTGGCTACCAGTGCCATGACTGCCTCGGCAAGATTACTTGTATCATCTGTCACAAGACGGTCAGCTTTTTCGGCAATTATATTGGCAGCGGTAACTATTTTCATTTGTAGCACCTTAGGCATGGCATCATAAATGTTGTCACCTTTGGTGCCATCACAGAAGTAGTCTTTGCAACTGTCGTGGCAACCAAAAACATGTTTTGGGCCATTTATTAGGTCACCCGCAAGCTGGCGCGTAAGGTCGGCTTTCTGGGCACGCTGCTTTTGTGCAGTACCCTGTACATCTCTAAGAATGTTTGCGTAGTGCTTTATGGCCTTCCGTGCACCATTCTTTAACCGCTTAATCCTAGGGCCACTTAGGAAAGCTGAACTGCCCTTTGTTTCTTTGGCTATGCCATAGAGCCGAGTGGTGTAACATTTCACAACATGGTTTGCACATTCCCTCTTTTTTACAAAGCGCCCGTACTCCACTTTCGTGAGTATCTGATGTAAAACGGACGAATCCCCGTCTCCTATGAATGTCCGGTATTCCACACCATGCATTTCCACGCTTCTCTGGAAGCCTTCAACGATAATATCCGACTCCATTGCCCCTGAGCTTTGGTTCCAATTCTTGTAGCACACATGGTCTTTCTTGCCCTTTCCCGTCCTAGAATAGTGCTCACAGGTACTGCACAGCTTGTTTCGTACTCCTAGGTAGAGGAGCTTCTTCGTGCGTTCTCCTATAATCACAGCGACACCAGAGTTGGCGGAATACCTGTGTCCATGACTGCGGTGTGACCACCCACCATCGACAATCACTGTAATATAGGGGGTTATGCCATCCTCACAGAAAGCCCCAGCTTCTTCcgcgagttttttttcttcttttccggcTTTTATCATTTGGTCAAAAAGGACGGTTTTCCAGcactgcaacaaaacaaaaattatagcAGATTACAACGTCAAAATTGTTTTCACAATAGCGATGCCGCACTTTGTAATTGCGTCAATGCGGGAGTGAGCTCCTAGACAGGACGATTACTGGCTCACTTGTAATCCTGACATCTCACGATCAATCGTTTCATTGTATACGACGAAATGTTGCAGAGAAATTCTCATCCTGCCGTACTCCCGTTCAAAACGCTTGCAATGCACGTGCCACTGTCACTTCACGTGAATTTTACTAAAAATAAAGCACATCCTTCATCGTCttcagaaagagaaaataaatatttatcagCTTATTTACCTTTCCCAGGGACTCCTCCCGGCGTAGAAAAGCCCCTTTGCTCATAGCAGGAATTTCCATGACTGCCATTGCTTCCTCGAACTGCGAGTGGCCCGATCCGATACTCATGAATGCCCAAACAGCAGCATCATTGACTCCTACGTTTGCTTTGTCAGTGAGGGACGTTGGTTCTGTGACGGGGTCAGTCGTCAACTTTCTGATTTCCTGACATTCACTGCAGGTAAAAGTGAGCTCCGACCAGAGCCCCACTCTCCGTTCTTTCACGAGTGCAAAACGTCCAGTCAGCTTAGGACAGCTGTGGTCGTCGAGACTACGAACAGCGTTCACGAAATGGGCCAGCGACACAACTCATCTTCCGGTGATGATCGGCTCCTCTGGCTGAGTTGTGACGCTTGTCTCCAGACTCAGGCCCGGCAGCGACTCCTCGACGATGCCGAAATTGTCCCAGTATTCAGACGTTGCGTCATCCTCTCTGGCAAAACCACTGTCGTTCAAGCATGGCGTACAGGCGGCGCTTTGGCGTTGCTCTCTGTTGCTCTCCGGCGAATTCGCCTTCCTGAAAATTTTACAGGAAAGTACATCATGTGGTTAGTGAGCTAGCACCAGATGCACAGGGATCGTAGCAACTACACTTCCAAAGCTGGCATGAATAATAAGCTGGTGTGGTGAGGGACCGATGCAAAACTCAAAATTAAAGGGCGAGTCCTTTTCTCAGTCGGGATAATTACTGAAAAGAATTTCTTCCGACAGTCGTCTACTATGGGTTGCTTGAATGTCGATAAAAGGCAAGATAGATGATACAGGTGTTTGGGCTGCCTTCCTTGaacctaatcaatcaatcaatcaatcaatatatcaatatATAAATTAAATAGTTTTGTTTCCAAAAAAGCATATTTACTGTAGAAAAGGGTGGCCGGGATAAAATATGAACCATTACGGATTGACAAGTGCGTCATAGCGTTTTGAGAGGATGGTTGGGCGGATAGGGCATGTGACAcgctgtgtgcgcgcgtgtccaTGCGCTGTGGGATAAGCGCTCGTGTGTACAGAATCATTTGATTGGgtgcatctcgcatcttttttttttactttgagcacAGTCTAGCTTTTATAGAACACTTTCTCAGTTACAGTGCTCAGCTCTCAAGCACGCCGCGTGCTTGCGAAAAAAGCAGCATCAGACAAAAATGCCGGGCTTTGCCACCACTGCTCAATGTTCCGCCCGCAAATATGCTGTTCGATCGGACAAGTGCAGGTCAGAAAGATAGACGGAGCACAAGGTCACGACAAATAAAAGGCGCCCAAGCAGATAAACACGCAAGCAGGAGCGTTGTGACGtacacacagcgtgctgtaggtccTGATTCGCCCAGACCTCTCGTCACAGCGCTAAGAAGCACCTACCCTTAGCCTTTTGATACACGGCAGCGACATTTCAGATACACAAAGAAACAAGGTTTTTTATAGACACCACACGTCCGCAGATCTTAGCACTTTCTTCTCACGGGCGCGCATTATCTAGGAGTGACTGCGTGTCCAGCGTCCTGTACACGCACCTATAGGCGCTGCAGCGACAAAGTACGGGATATAGCATTGGACAGTTTTGTTCACCTGAAGCCGTAAAACAGAAGTTCTAACGAATTTGTCTTTGTACATATATAGCCGCCAAAACTAACATGCcaacataaaatagagtaaagtataGCAGTGTAGCTGGCAACGTAAAGCTGATCATAGAAAGAATGTCGCCCACAACGTGACAATTTGCcttctgcttccttccttcctttacgGAGCCCACATTGCGTCTGGGGTACAAAACGAGCTCGCCACCGTATCAAGAATAGGcttctataatgttttttttctttttgctgctgtAGCTGCGCGCTTTTATTATCAAAAGAAACCACAGTAATCGAAATGGTCTTACCTTGAATGgtgtgaaaatgcagctg from Rhipicephalus microplus isolate Deutch F79 chromosome 7, USDA_Rmic, whole genome shotgun sequence includes these protein-coding regions:
- the LOC142767594 gene encoding uncharacterized protein LOC142767594: MSIGSGHSQFEEAMAVMEIPAMSKGAFLRREESLGKCWKTVLFDQMIKAGKEEKKLAEEAGAFCEDGITPYITVIVDGGWSHRSHGHRYSANSGVAVIIGERTKKLLYLGVRNKLCSTCEHYSRTGKGKKDHVCYKNWNQSSGAMESDIIVEGFQRSVEMHGVEYRTFIGDGDSSVLHQILTKVEYGRFVKKRECANHVVKCYTTRLYGIAKETKGSSAFLSGPRIKRLKNGARKAIKHYANILRDVQGTAQKQRAQKADLTRQLAGDLINGPKHVFGCHDSCKDYFCDGTKGDNIYDAMPKVLQMKIVTAANIIAEKADRLVTDDTSNLAEAVMALVAKLSGGKQINRCQKGSYEHRCYGAGLSFQLGPQWHCTTSKAVTCKSPAAVLKRYASKKTAQKANKESLRRKLFEENGHQQHKRKESTVNDSMIHYGPNCQQPDMPPEQYAEKERAVLASLQVNEKQQMEIEKATRGQADNPTWHFERNMRLTASNFYAVCRRREWTPCDTLVKTLLYKKNFTSAALEHGRQQERVALRLYEQEMETAVQPCGLFVYPEYGFLAASPDGLIASDGIVEVKCPFTSKDMEPSEAAKKYNQRSQVHEPPKLSCSHNYFYQVQGQLHITKRSFCHFVVCTSKGIHVQRIERDNDFWKFRMLPQLIRFYRDCMLPEIVDPRTTRSMPIRRPQWNVKAIESHQQSKRASMKNKEAKQSGDSDIFHSLES